AAGATTTATATATAAACCGATTTTGTTCACTATAGAATTAATAAACAGCGATGACGTAGATaagtgaaaaagtgaagataacgaacagtgatcaatcttctATTTCCTAtagatatacactgtaccaGAGTCTTACGCCATTACCTCTTGTCCAGCAGGTTGGATTTTGACGTCCGGCCTTCTTTATTGGTAGAGGACGCTGCCTTTGGTTCCCAGAGAGGTTCCGAAGAGAATATGGAGGTTCGCCGTCCCATGTGGAGACTGTTACTGGTTTCCTCGCGGTGTAGTTTGACAGTATCCCTCCCTGGCATCTGAGCCAGGGAAACAGACGACCGCCGACGTCTGTTCTTCAGATACTGCTCCAAGTTCTGTATTCACAGAAGACAACATTAATCGAAATGTCAGCCGTGAATTATACCGATTCTAATACTTTATGTTGTAAATTCAGTGTTTGCGTTTATCCaaatgaatttaaaagtttACAATATGATAACTAGTATGATACAAGTGGCTTATTTACAATCTTTATAGACACCTGTAACGAACACATTTTCCTACCTCCTTTTAAAGAGTTCCAATTTTTAcatcttttacaatttttgacaaaattcGGGCGTTTTTTGAAAGTTTCCTTACTGttgattattgataattatttcCCAACATGGTGCACCTGGAACAATTTTTTAATCAATGTGGGAAAAGAGTTCAATCGGTCACAGAGTGTATCTATATGGGGGAGCTCTGAAAACAACTAGCCAGTATACGCTAATAATTTGATCCACTTTACTTTTCAGTTTGTAATGTTGCTGTTTTTACATGTTTTGCATATTCATTCAAATTTCATACAGACATATTTGATGACAGAGAGGTTCgatttgtttgtagcaagtatCCTCAATCAGATCATATAAAAAGCAGAATTGCGGATCAAAatagaatccccccccccccccccacacacacaaacacacacaaacacacacacacacaattccAAGATTGGAAAAATCACGTGTGACAATTTTTCAGTCATAAAGTGCTAAGTTTTTGATTCATAGTATAGTTTGATCTCCTTTGGAGAATAACCTAAAAGTGGAGACCACCCCAACTATCCATCTGAGAATAAAACGCTGGATCCGCCAACCCttcttgaaaataaaacacTGGATCCACCCAACCCTTCTTGAAAATAAAACGCTGGATCCGCCAACCCTTCTTGAAAATAAAACGCTGGATCCACCCAACCCTTCTTGAAAATAAAACGCTGGATCCACCCAACCCCTCTTGAAAATAAAACGCTGGATCCGCCAACCCtttctgaaaaataaagtgtttgATCCGCTCACCCCTTCTGGGAATAAAATGTTGGAACCGCAGATGTAAAGCGCACACGCAAATAATTGTCATCGTGTTAATTTTCAGAACTTCAAATAAGACACGtattaagaaaaagaaacaaggtttgtaaaaaatttcaaaatatctaaaatgaCGGATTCCTCTCCCGTAGTCTTAATGGTGATTTCATTGATATAATAGAAcacaaattcatttttatgcTCCCGatatcgaagatcggggggggggggggttattgtttttgtcctgtctgtaattctgtctgaaacattaaccttgaaaatattttttaacaataagtgctagagctttgatatttcacatgagaattccttgtgaaaagacctttccgtgggtaccacaattgttgaccctgtgaccttgaccttggagtttgacctacttataaaaaaaatgacattgattataacttctaaatggtagagattagagctttcatattgcacctGAGCATTTCCTGTTACAAgatttttctactggtaccaagatatttgtccttgtgaccttcgtcatctttggaattggccattataggggacatttgtgttttacaaacacgtCTTCTTTTAGTTAGAGATATTAGCTATGGTATTGAAATAATTAGAATATTGACTGCTAGTTAGTGATATTGAAATAGAATATTTGCCGCTAGGTAGtgatattgaaataattagaatatttaccgtcagttagtgatattgaaataattagAATATTTACTGTCGGTTAGtgatattgaaataattagaatatttaccgtcagttagtgatattgaaataattagAATATTTACTGTCGGTTAGTgaaataattaagatatttaCCGTCGCACTCATTTTGTCATTCAGTCCCTGTTTTGCACATCGTTAGTTTACTCCGTGTTTATCGTTTGAACAAATCACACAATCTATTAAACACAAACTACTGTTAGGAACAGATTCCAATGATTAACCTTCTCTCTGTATTTTAGGGATTAATAAGAAAATCACTGCGTGTTTAATCCGCTTACAATACGACCCACGGCTCATAATCCCCTCCTGTAAACGTTAATACCAGAATACGACCGTAAGATTAGGCGAGTTGTTTATATCGATTTCTAAAACAATAgatgtccaaaaaaaaaacgatTGTAAATTCAACGCTACAGACATCACAAAGATCATAACTTTGGTCCTCCATTTATCTGGTTATTTTACACGTGATGAACGTGACAGACAGAAGGATTTCTTCCACAGCTGACTTTATCTGTAGGTTCAGATTAGCCTTACTTTTTTGTAATTGCAAATGAAAACCTAAACGTTCAGTAAATGCAAATTAGTAATACGTAGTCACAAAATTATCTGGAATAAGAAAATACTAATCTGTATTTTCCAATGAATATTAATCAATTTGTGAGGTCTGGTTCTTCCTTTGCAATATTTCCAATCATTATCTTGTAATTACAAATTAAGATAAGCAAATACCTGCGCAAAAGgcagtctgtctgtccgtccgtccgtccgtctgtttgtcagtCAGTACGCCTGTCCAtatgtctgtccgtctgtccgtccgtccgtccgtctgtctgtcagtcagtccgcctgTCCGTATGTCTATccggttgtccgtccgtccgtccgtccggctgtctgcccgtcagtctgtctgtcagtctgttcCTTTGCTTCAATGTCATACTTATATTCTAATTCGGCTTATTTCATCCAAGACCCTTGGTTTGTCCttggaatgaaaaaaaaaaatagaaaagaagCCTGCTTGGAACACTTTTCACAAGCTAAGTCAGACTGAAACTACACATACAAAACATGTGTACAAAAACAACATTGTGGTTACTATTGAATTGTAAAGCATACCCATGAATATATAGTGTTGATCAAAGTCATGGTGCCAAGTTTCaattcattattttgaaataaaaatgcaaaatatagatatttttttaaattcatgaaaaatgtaTCGATGACACACATAATCTGTACAATCCCTCTGATCGTGAAAGTCCATTTCGCAATGTGCTGCTGGGcttatatgtatatactattctaataattcttttttaatttgatttctAATTGGCTTTCTGGAGCTGTTACTGGCTATCAAATCTTGGTCATTGCCAACTGATAGACGTATGACCAAATTCCCCTCCCTCTAGTAGATATCTGACAAACATTACTCCGGTATGTACATGTGCCGGAGGATCTAAGAGTAGGTTAAAATTCGGGACAAGCAACGAGAAATTGATTGGCTAAATTGGGAAAGGGCTGAcgttttcaaatgatatttcctctctctctctctctctctctctctctctttttttttttctttctctctctctctctctccaaaagGCGAGAGGAATTACCAGTACCGTCTCCCTCGTTTCGACGCCTAAGTAATGAAATACGGATACATGCATCAGTTCTAAGTTCGAACACTACAGGGATATGTATCCATTAGGAAGAGGGGGGTGCTCTTCCCGGTCCACTCCGTATGTTCTATACGTTTCTtgtgtaaaaatgaaaattgaacacGTCGATTTCCTCACCGAGAAACTAGTTCGGAGGGTACATACAATTGGTAAGTGTTTACACTTGTATAACACCACTCGTACATGCACATAGCAACAACACCTGTCACGAAGATAAGTACAAAAACCTATCAGAATTACTAATTAAACCAAACAATATTTCTCAAGGCGTGAAACTGCGGGAAGAAAAGGTGCCAAAAAGCAAACGAAAGGCATACTAACGTGAGAGAAAAGCGTAATAACGCAAATCAAAGGCATACTCAAAATGGGGGAGTAATGATGCAAAACAAAGCCGTAATAACGCGATAAAGGCAATATAACGCGAATCAAAAGTATATAAACAGTGTACGTAGACTGTTCTGTGATTATAGTCCATGTTGAAACTTTCTGTGTTGTTACCTCATTCTGCTTGACATGCACTTATTATCAatagtgcatgtagttgaggatAACATGGGAATTTTcgccccgagaaaaccattgtcaaacTAGACACTCCCGAGGTCACATGCATTTCTATAAATAGTTATCAGAACGTCTGTATACTAAGAACATTAACACATGGTACTTGAAAAAACACCAAACAATGTATAACTTACAATTGTAGGTCATAAGCTAGAATACTCTAATCATTTTCTATTACTTCTACGAAGGTTTCTCACTGTCTAGATTTTTGTTAAAACACCCCTATTGTGTATTATgtgtaacattttattttttttattagaaagCCTATACTATCCCCATGTATCAATATAAGGGGCACTCTCGATCACTTAACTTTTAAGTAGACCACTAAGTAGTTCGCACGTCTCAGAAATCTGTAACATTACGCCTCTCTGTCGCGTCATTACCAGTCTTACGGCTATGTTtagcgttattacgcctttctttagcgttattacgcctttcttTAGCGTTATTACGCCCTTGTTTAGCGTTATTACACATTTCTTTAGTGTTATTACGCCTTTCTTTAGCGTTATTACACATTTCTTTAGCGTTATTACACATTTCTTTAGCGTTATCACGCCTTTCTTTTGCGTTATTACGCATTCCTTTTTAAATCTGCATTTTTGTATCTTTCTTTTGCTTTATTACGCCCTTCAATAATACTGTTCTTTTGCATGAGATGATCCTAGTAGGCCTTCGTAGATAGGGACTAGGAAGCTAGAGGTAATTGATGTGTTACATTTAATGGATAGATTTTCCTTTTTCACTTCCTTCTTTACGAATGCCTGTATAACACGTTTACCTTACAACTgtacaggtgatcagaaaaatatcatgaatttaacaGGTGCGACAAATAATGTGTCCGATATGGAACCGGAAGTACTACTCCAACAGCTTAATGACAAGGCCGCTATTAGGTTCCTCCCCGTCATTATCTACCTGGTTCTGCTGATGATTATCGGGACATTCGGAAATATTATGGTCAGCATTGTGTATCTAAAGAAGAGAACAAAATCTTCGTCGGATTATTTCATCCTGAACCTAGCATTCCTGGACCTTCTCACGTGTCTTATTGGAGTTCCCGTGGAAATCGCGGATCTACGATATCCATACATGTTCTATGCGCCAGCGGCATGTAAGCTTTTGAGGACAATCGAATCCTTATCAAGCATGGGCTCTACTCTAACGTTGATGGCGATTTCAGTGGATAGATACAAACGTATATGTAAGCTCGGTGAAAGGTTTTCAAATCAGAGGGCGAAGCGCCTGTGTGTAGGCGCTGTTTTGATAGGCGTCTTGACGTGCTGGCCTGCTGCCGTAGTGTTTGGAAAGAAGTCTGTTGATGTCGGAATTCCAGGGGCAAACGCTGTTGACTGTTCCACGGCTGACGAGATGAGAAAAACAATCTATCCATTGTTGTACTATGGGACTGTTATGTTGTATTTCATCGTCTGTGTGATATTCGTGACGTTTGTCTATGTTcgtatatctatttttattcaaagaggGAAATCGATGCAGAAGAGAGACAAAGGACAAACATCTATGTCACCTTTGCCGTCTGTAGGCCTTCAACAAAATAGCGAGGAGCAAACTAGCGGGTCTTCTGAACAAGGTGAAATAAGAATCATTAAAAACAACAAGAATGGCGGGAAAATGGTGAATACTATTAAAGTGACCAGGACGACCACGATATTTGTCGTCGTCACTGTAGTATTCATtctgagttatctccctttccTTGTAGTCATGGTTACGAGAAACATCAAGAAAGACTTCGAGGAAATTCTGTCACCCACCGCGGAAGTGTTTTACAAATTCTGTTTGAAGTCTTACTTCATTAACAA
Above is a genomic segment from Ostrea edulis chromosome 3, xbOstEdul1.1, whole genome shotgun sequence containing:
- the LOC125672734 gene encoding orexin receptor type 2-like — its product is MDRFSFFTSFFTNACITRLPYNCTGDQKNIMNLTGATNNVSDMEPEVLLQQLNDKAAIRFLPVIIYLVLLMIIGTFGNIMVSIVYLKKRTKSSSDYFILNLAFLDLLTCLIGVPVEIADLRYPYMFYAPAACKLLRTIESLSSMGSTLTLMAISVDRYKRICKLGERFSNQRAKRLCVGAVLIGVLTCWPAAVVFGKKSVDVGIPGANAVDCSTADEMRKTIYPLLYYGTVMLYFIVCVIFVTFVYVRISIFIQRGKSMQKRDKGQTSMSPLPSVGLQQNSEEQTSGSSEQGEIRIIKNNKNGGKMVNTIKVTRTTTIFVVVTVVFILSYLPFLVVMVTRNIKKDFEEILSPTAEVFYKFCLKSYFINNAINPIIYSFLNKNFRLEVIKVFRCRK